Proteins co-encoded in one Elusimicrobiota bacterium genomic window:
- a CDS encoding autotransporter domain-containing protein: protein MKNSLAVRRAILSMVMAFAALPAAAQISGLTARQSSRGSLKFLAYYQGVADQDLNFSVSNSGVCTAAPPNGGVAFPCNSSADIEAKGSGGAGMFKIAWQAAERFQLYAHVGTGDYSIKVPSTTAENTISGDKLGIIYGAGLKASIVPDTIVNPAIALDLNITRSHYNFNRITPGGTPGINNGFSQRLELMTYQVAVETSHLFEIDSNWKLEPYGGVKWTRVQADLKDLAGGGHSGGQKDTGTPFLGLRVPAEDRIAFFGEASFVDGLHYGGGLELRFK from the coding sequence GTGAAGAACAGTCTCGCAGTCCGTCGCGCGATCTTGTCCATGGTCATGGCGTTCGCGGCCCTTCCGGCCGCGGCGCAGATCTCGGGCTTGACCGCGCGCCAGTCGTCGAGAGGCTCTTTGAAATTCCTGGCTTACTACCAGGGCGTCGCTGACCAGGACCTCAATTTCTCGGTCAGCAATTCAGGCGTTTGCACCGCGGCACCGCCCAACGGCGGCGTGGCGTTCCCATGCAATAGCTCGGCGGACATCGAGGCGAAAGGCTCGGGCGGCGCCGGCATGTTCAAGATAGCCTGGCAGGCCGCGGAACGCTTCCAGTTGTACGCGCACGTCGGCACGGGAGACTACAGCATCAAGGTCCCCTCGACCACCGCGGAAAACACCATTTCGGGCGACAAGCTCGGCATCATCTATGGCGCGGGCCTCAAAGCCTCAATCGTCCCCGATACGATCGTCAACCCGGCGATCGCGCTGGATCTCAACATCACGAGATCGCATTACAATTTCAATCGCATCACCCCGGGGGGGACTCCGGGCATCAATAACGGTTTCAGCCAGCGTTTGGAGCTGATGACGTATCAGGTCGCCGTCGAGACGAGCCACCTGTTCGAGATCGACTCGAACTGGAAGCTCGAGCCTTACGGCGGCGTGAAATGGACGAGAGTCCAGGCCGATCTGAAGGATCTCGCCGGCGGCGGCCACTCCGGCGGGCAGAAGGACACGGGAACGCCGTTCTTGGGCCTCAGGGTTCCCGCCGAGGATCGCATCGCCTTCTTCGGAGAGGCTTCGTTCGTCGATGGGCTTCACTACGGCGGCGGGTTGGAACTCAGATTTAAGTAG
- a CDS encoding 50S ribosomal protein L10 yields MKLTKQQKIESSKVLAEKLKAAPHLFFTEFQGMKFVELDELRMQLKPLKCRHAVVKSSLIKYALKNAGIDGVDAKMLKGPVGLIVADNDDPVSPAKVLATLGKKFPQLKVRAGFVSQKWMTPADCDKLSKLPSKQELMGKVVGLVYALVSQPVAIAQAPTRDAVLVVKALENKLKESGAAAA; encoded by the coding sequence ATGAAACTCACGAAGCAGCAGAAGATCGAGTCGTCGAAGGTGCTCGCCGAGAAGCTCAAGGCGGCGCCCCATCTCTTTTTCACCGAGTTTCAGGGCATGAAGTTCGTGGAGCTCGACGAGCTCCGCATGCAGCTCAAGCCCCTGAAGTGCCGCCACGCCGTCGTCAAGAGCTCGCTGATCAAGTACGCGCTCAAGAACGCCGGCATCGACGGCGTCGACGCGAAGATGCTCAAGGGCCCGGTCGGCCTGATCGTGGCGGACAACGACGATCCCGTCTCGCCCGCGAAGGTCCTCGCGACCCTCGGCAAAAAGTTCCCCCAGCTCAAGGTCCGCGCCGGCTTCGTCTCCCAGAAGTGGATGACGCCCGCCGACTGCGACAAGCTGTCCAAGCTGCCCTCGAAGCAGGAGCTCATGGGCAAGGTCGTCGGCCTCGTGTACGCGCTGGTCAGCCAGCCCGTCGCGATCGCCCAGGCCCCGACGCGGGACGCGGTTTTGGTCGTGAAAGCACTCGAGAACAAGCTTAAAGAATCTGGCGCGGCTGCCGCGTAA
- the rplL gene encoding 50S ribosomal protein L7/L12, with protein MSTTKLSPAQLVEAVGQLTVLEAAEFVKLAEEKFGVKAAAAAPAAAAGGAAPAAGGAAAEAQTEFTVVLAGAGTNKINVIKVVRELTGLGLKEAKDLVEAAPKPVKEGLPKAAAEEMKKKLAEAGATVELK; from the coding sequence ATGTCTACCACCAAGTTGTCGCCCGCGCAGCTCGTCGAGGCCGTCGGTCAGCTGACCGTCCTCGAGGCCGCCGAGTTCGTCAAGCTCGCCGAGGAGAAGTTCGGCGTGAAGGCCGCCGCTGCCGCCCCCGCCGCCGCCGCCGGCGGAGCCGCTCCCGCCGCTGGCGGAGCCGCCGCCGAAGCGCAGACCGAGTTCACCGTCGTCCTCGCCGGCGCCGGCACCAACAAGATCAACGTCATCAAGGTCGTTCGCGAGCTGACGGGCCTCGGCCTGAAGGAAGCGAAGGACCTCGTCGAAGCCGCTCCGAAGCCCGTGAAGGAAGGCCTCCCGAAGGCCGCCGCCGAGGAGATGAAGAAGAAGTTGGCGGAAGCGGGCGCCACCGTCGAGCTCAAGTAA
- the rpoB gene encoding DNA-directed RNA polymerase subunit beta: MAMPDLLEMQTNSFRDFMQEGVEPEDRKLLGLQAAFLDVFPIESTDGSMVLDFVRYEFAPPRFATALEAQNHDSSWTRPLKAILRLSSRQPSGKLKQIVEQEVVVCEVPIMTATASFIINGAERVVVSQLHRSPGIIFEEDDEKKISALGKKLFLAKIIPYRGAWIEFEFDLNNVLFVRIDRKKKFEATSFLRACGIESDADILKIFYPYETLEVGPATMESLLHRISCEDVVDQSTGEVLLEAGKKVTHESIKRMLDKKVASIKVLTGDPEKDEPTIIETLRKDKIKSIKEAQQDIYKKLRGQEFIVPGQAEAYLDNLIFKNLRKYDLSKVGRHKVAVKLHHYLWKLATRRDVTPRPDNRKHKHFALPAFTRRTLCLEDVIATMQHIIALNSGVTHLADGAPKTTAMPTRGAQYEGLGEYKAYFADYAKKANGESLGQVALIDLHEKDGDDDMDVTKQGLKKDRFSFTDFSGAFTQWRAAVPNLLDRNFPVKLDDIDHLGNRRVRGVGELLENQIRVGLAQMSRVIRDRMSVQDKSLLTPRNLLNTAPLVGIIRKFFGTSQLSQFMDQINPLSEITHKRRLSALGPGGLNRKRAGFEVRDVHYTHYGRICPIETPEGPNIGLITSLASYAKINEFGLIESPYRKVSKGKTTGDVDYLNADAESGMIVAQANTPLDKDKIATDTVSSRSRGDFPVVDPSRVDYMDISPMQVISVSAALVPFLEHDDANRALMGANMMRQAVPLLIPEPPLVATGMEETVARDSGACVTAKRPGRVIYSSGDLIAVAADNVKGKEEAMDLYTLRKYTRSNQDTCINQTTTAETGAQIKAGDALADGSACAQGQLALGRNLLVAFMPWEGYNYEDAILLSERLVKEDVFTSIHVSEFEVEARDTKLGPEEITRDIPNVGTEALESLDETGVVIPSTVVRQGDVLVGKVTPKGEQQLTPEERLLKVIFGKKAEDVQDASLRVPPGVTGKVIATRVFVRREKLAKGEERKRLDAIQEKLDADLATLKQHRKESFEALETVSASKRKDEKERLELFYEAMDEKLRADAAREKENVKQGDDLAVTVNKVVKVYLASRRKVQVGDKLAGRHGNKGIVAKILPEEDMPFLPDGTPLDVVLSPLGVPSRMNVGQLLETMLGWAGHTLGVQTINPVFDSATEEEIHDVVRQAKKHLRDQGVPEKYLPSDDCRITLYDGRTGEAFHEKVSIGYMYILKLNHLVEDKIHARSTGPYSLITRQPLGGKAQFGGQRFGEMEVWAIEGYGAAYMLQELLTVKSDDVQGRTKMYEAIIKGEAPSRPGVPESFKVLVKELQALGLSVELLKLGANGAAEGKASKEDEKETAARK, translated from the coding sequence ATGGCCATGCCTGACCTCCTGGAAATGCAGACGAATTCGTTCCGTGATTTCATGCAGGAAGGCGTCGAGCCCGAGGACCGCAAGCTCCTCGGTCTGCAGGCCGCGTTCCTCGACGTTTTCCCGATCGAGTCGACCGACGGATCGATGGTCCTCGATTTCGTGCGCTACGAGTTCGCGCCGCCGCGCTTCGCGACCGCGCTCGAGGCCCAGAACCACGACTCCTCCTGGACCCGCCCGCTCAAGGCGATCCTCCGCCTCTCGTCGCGCCAGCCCTCCGGCAAGCTCAAGCAGATCGTCGAGCAGGAAGTCGTGGTCTGCGAAGTTCCGATCATGACGGCGACCGCGTCGTTCATCATCAACGGCGCCGAGCGCGTCGTCGTGTCGCAGCTGCACCGCTCGCCCGGCATCATCTTCGAAGAGGACGACGAGAAGAAGATCTCCGCTCTCGGCAAGAAGCTCTTCCTCGCGAAGATCATCCCGTACCGCGGCGCTTGGATCGAGTTCGAATTCGACCTCAACAACGTCCTGTTCGTGCGCATCGACCGCAAGAAGAAGTTCGAGGCGACCAGCTTCCTTCGCGCCTGCGGCATCGAGTCCGACGCGGACATCCTGAAGATCTTCTACCCGTACGAGACGCTCGAGGTCGGTCCCGCGACGATGGAGTCGCTGCTCCATCGCATCTCCTGCGAGGACGTCGTCGACCAGTCCACCGGCGAGGTCCTCCTCGAGGCCGGCAAGAAGGTCACGCACGAGTCCATCAAGCGCATGCTCGACAAGAAGGTCGCGAGCATCAAGGTCCTCACCGGCGACCCCGAGAAGGACGAGCCGACCATCATCGAGACCCTGCGCAAGGACAAGATCAAGTCCATCAAGGAAGCCCAGCAGGATATCTATAAAAAGTTGCGCGGCCAGGAGTTCATCGTCCCCGGGCAGGCCGAGGCCTATCTCGACAACCTGATCTTCAAGAACCTGCGCAAGTACGACCTCTCGAAGGTCGGCCGGCATAAGGTCGCCGTCAAGCTGCACCACTACCTCTGGAAGCTCGCGACGCGCCGCGACGTGACGCCCCGTCCCGACAACCGCAAGCACAAGCACTTCGCGCTGCCCGCGTTCACGCGACGCACGCTCTGCCTCGAGGACGTCATCGCGACGATGCAGCACATCATCGCCCTCAACAGCGGCGTCACGCATCTGGCCGACGGCGCGCCAAAGACGACCGCGATGCCGACCCGCGGGGCCCAGTACGAAGGCCTCGGCGAGTACAAGGCCTACTTCGCGGACTACGCGAAAAAGGCGAACGGCGAGTCGCTCGGCCAGGTCGCGCTCATCGACCTTCACGAGAAGGACGGCGACGACGACATGGACGTGACGAAGCAGGGCCTGAAGAAGGACCGCTTCTCGTTCACCGACTTCTCCGGCGCCTTCACGCAGTGGAGGGCCGCGGTCCCCAACCTCCTCGACCGCAACTTCCCGGTCAAACTCGACGACATCGACCATCTCGGCAACCGCCGCGTCCGCGGCGTCGGCGAGCTGCTCGAGAACCAGATCCGCGTGGGCCTGGCGCAGATGTCCCGCGTGATCCGCGACCGCATGTCCGTCCAGGACAAGTCGCTGCTGACGCCCCGCAACCTCCTGAACACGGCGCCGCTCGTCGGCATCATCCGGAAGTTCTTCGGAACGTCGCAGCTGTCGCAGTTCATGGACCAGATCAACCCGCTGTCGGAGATCACCCACAAGCGCCGCCTGTCGGCGCTCGGACCGGGCGGTCTTAACCGCAAGCGCGCCGGCTTCGAAGTGCGCGACGTCCACTACACGCACTACGGCCGCATCTGCCCCATCGAGACGCCCGAAGGTCCGAACATCGGCCTGATCACCTCGCTCGCGTCCTACGCGAAGATCAACGAGTTCGGCCTCATCGAGTCTCCCTACCGCAAGGTCTCCAAGGGCAAGACGACCGGCGACGTCGACTATCTGAACGCCGACGCCGAGAGCGGCATGATCGTCGCCCAGGCGAACACGCCCCTCGACAAGGACAAGATCGCCACCGACACCGTCTCCTCGCGCTCGCGCGGCGACTTCCCGGTGGTGGACCCGTCCCGCGTCGACTACATGGACATCTCGCCGATGCAGGTCATCTCGGTTTCCGCCGCGCTCGTCCCGTTCCTCGAGCACGACGACGCCAACCGCGCCCTGATGGGCGCCAACATGATGCGCCAGGCCGTCCCTCTCCTGATCCCCGAGCCGCCGCTGGTGGCGACGGGCATGGAGGAGACGGTCGCCCGCGACTCCGGCGCCTGCGTGACGGCGAAACGGCCGGGTCGAGTGATCTACTCCTCCGGCGACCTCATCGCGGTCGCCGCGGACAACGTGAAGGGCAAGGAAGAGGCGATGGACCTCTACACCCTCCGCAAGTACACGCGCTCCAACCAGGACACGTGCATCAACCAGACCACGACCGCCGAGACCGGCGCGCAGATCAAGGCCGGCGACGCGCTCGCGGACGGCTCCGCGTGCGCCCAGGGCCAGCTCGCGCTGGGACGGAACCTTCTCGTGGCCTTCATGCCGTGGGAGGGCTACAACTACGAGGACGCCATTCTCTTGTCGGAACGGCTCGTCAAAGAGGACGTCTTCACGTCGATCCACGTGTCCGAGTTCGAAGTGGAAGCGCGCGACACCAAGCTCGGACCGGAAGAGATCACCCGCGACATCCCGAACGTCGGCACCGAGGCCCTCGAGTCGCTCGACGAGACCGGCGTCGTCATCCCCTCGACCGTCGTCCGCCAGGGCGACGTGCTCGTGGGCAAGGTCACCCCGAAGGGCGAGCAGCAGCTCACCCCGGAAGAAAGACTGCTCAAGGTCATCTTCGGCAAGAAGGCCGAGGACGTGCAGGACGCCTCGCTGCGCGTTCCCCCCGGCGTGACCGGCAAGGTCATCGCCACCCGCGTGTTCGTGCGCCGCGAGAAGCTGGCGAAGGGCGAGGAGCGCAAGCGCCTCGACGCGATCCAGGAGAAGCTGGACGCCGACCTCGCGACCCTCAAGCAGCATCGCAAGGAGTCCTTCGAGGCGCTCGAGACGGTTTCCGCCTCCAAGCGCAAGGACGAGAAGGAGCGCCTCGAGCTCTTCTACGAGGCGATGGACGAGAAGCTCCGCGCCGACGCCGCCCGCGAGAAGGAGAACGTCAAGCAGGGCGACGACCTCGCGGTCACCGTCAACAAGGTGGTCAAGGTCTACCTCGCCTCCCGCCGCAAGGTCCAGGTCGGCGACAAGCTCGCCGGCCGCCACGGCAACAAGGGCATCGTCGCCAAGATCCTGCCGGAAGAGGATATGCCCTTCCTGCCGGACGGCACGCCGCTCGACGTCGTGCTCTCGCCGCTGGGCGTCCCGTCGCGCATGAACGTCGGTCAGCTGCTCGAGACGATGCTCGGCTGGGCGGGTCACACGCTCGGCGTGCAGACGATCAACCCGGTCTTCGACTCGGCCACCGAGGAGGAGATCCACGACGTGGTCCGCCAGGCGAAGAAGCACCTGCGCGACCAGGGCGTCCCCGAGAAGTATCTCCCGAGCGACGACTGCCGCATCACGCTCTACGACGGCCGCACGGGCGAGGCCTTCCACGAGAAGGTCTCCATCGGCTACATGTACATCCTCAAGCTGAACCACCTCGTCGAGGACAAGATCCACGCGCGCTCGACGGGACCTTACAGCCTCATCACGCGCCAGCCGCTCGGCGGCAAGGCGCAGTTCGGCGGCCAGCGCTTCGGCGAGATGGAAGTCTGGGCGATCGAGGGCTACGGCGCGGCGTACATGCTTCAGGAGCTCCTGACCGTCAAGTCCGACGATGTCCAGGGCCGCACGAAGATGTACGAGGCGATCATCAAGGGAGAAGCGCCCTCCCGTCCCGGCGTCCCGGAATCCTTCAAGGTTCTCGTGAAGGAACTCCAGGCGCTCGGTCTCAGCGTTGAACTTCTGAAGCTTGGCGCCAACGGCGCGGCCGAAGGGAAGGCGTCGAAGGAAGACGAGAAAGAAACGGCGGCGAGGAAATAA